In the genome of Cutibacterium equinum, one region contains:
- a CDS encoding L,D-transpeptidase family protein — MMVADHTSGTDGTWARYQWEGSSRGWVKMSPSGAVAHFGKHGVKPGNRRVQGDMTTPAGTYGFVTAFGSGNPGTKMPYRTIDSCSWWIGDPAASDYNRWRQDCRSLSRSDNEHLADYVHRQYIQGAALDFNYYSPVRRGHGSGSAIFLHYATNYTAGCVGLESLSELKATLRWMDPAQNPRIVIKA, encoded by the coding sequence GTGATGGTCGCAGATCACACGTCGGGTACTGACGGCACCTGGGCGCGCTACCAGTGGGAAGGTTCGTCGCGTGGTTGGGTCAAGATGTCGCCTAGCGGGGCCGTTGCTCACTTCGGCAAGCATGGTGTCAAGCCGGGAAATCGCCGTGTGCAGGGAGACATGACGACTCCTGCTGGCACCTACGGGTTTGTGACGGCGTTCGGGTCGGGTAACCCGGGCACGAAAATGCCGTACCGTACGATCGATTCGTGCTCGTGGTGGATCGGGGATCCTGCCGCCAGTGACTACAACCGATGGCGTCAGGATTGCCGCTCGCTGTCGCGCTCCGATAACGAGCACCTGGCCGATTACGTGCACAGGCAGTACATTCAAGGGGCTGCCCTGGACTTCAACTATTACTCGCCGGTACGTCGCGGTCACGGGTCAGGGTCCGCGATCTTCTTGCATTACGCCACCAACTACACCGCTGGCTGTGTGGGCCTGGAGTCTCTGTCGGAGCTCAAGGCCACGCTGCGTTGGATGGACCCGGCCCAGAACCCCCGCATCGTCATCAAAGCA